Proteins from a single region of Kluyveromyces lactis strain NRRL Y-1140 chromosome A complete sequence:
- the PCK1 gene encoding phosphoenolpyruvate carboxykinase PCK1 (highly similar to uniprot|P10963 Saccharomyces cerevisiae YKR097W PCK1 Phosphoenolpyruvate carboxykinase key enzyme in gluconeogenesis catalyzes early reaction in carbohydrate biosynthesis glucose represses transcription and accelerates mRNA degradation regulated by Mcm1p and Cat8p located in the cytosol), producing MSPTKTQNSAEENIRAELGLSAEVVTIRRNAPAALLYEDALKERDTAISNAGALIAYSGDKTGRSPRDKRIVEEETSKDNVWWGPVNKPCSERTWEINRERAADYLRTRDHIYIVDAYAGWDPRYRIKVRVVCARAYHALFMTNMLIRPSKEELENFGEPDFTVWNAGQFPANTHTSGMTSKTTVEINFKQMEMVILGTEYAGEMKKGIFTVMFYLMPVNHNVLTLHSSANQGIQDNDVTLFFGLSGTGKTTLSADPHRLLIGDDEHCWSDHGVFNIEGGCYAKCLGLSAEKEPEIFNAIKFGSVLENIIYDPNTREVDYEDSTITENTRCAYPIEYIPSAKIPCLADHHPKNIVLLTCDASGVLPPVSKLTPDQVMYHFISGYTSKMAGTEQGVTEPEATFSSCFGQPFLSLHPMKYATMLAEKMAEHNANAWLINTGWTGSSYVAGGKRCPLKYTRAILDAIHDGSLAKEEYEVLPIFNLQIPKAVGDKVPASLLNPSKNWAEGEAKYTSNVKSLANLFVENFKTYQDKATEQVLAAGPQL from the coding sequence ATGTCACCAACTAAGACACAAAATTCTGCTGAAGAGAATATTAGGGCTGAGCTTGGCCTTTCTGCAGAAGTCGTCACCATCAGACGTAATGCTCCAGCTGCTTTGTTATATGAAGATGCtttaaaagaaagagacaCAGCCATTTCCAATGCTGGTGCCTTGATTGCCTACTCTGGTGATAAGACCGGAAGATCTCCACGTGATAAGCGTatcgttgaagaagaaacttcaaagGATAACGTTTGGTGGGGTCCAGTAAATAAGCCATGTTCCGAAAGAACTTGGGAAATTAACAGAGAAAGAGCTGCTGATTACTTGAGAACTAGGGATCACATTTACATTGTTGATGCTTATGCTGGCTGGGATCCTCGTTACAGAATCAAGGTCAGAGTGGTTTGTGCTAGAGCTTACCATGCCTTATTCATGACGAACATGTTGATCAGACCATCAAAGGAAGAACTAGAAAATTTCGGTGAACCTGACTTCACCGTCTGGAATGCTGGTCAATTCCCTGCTAACACACATACCTCCGGTATGACTTCTAAGACTACTGTGGAAATTAACTTCAAGCAAATGGAAATGGTCATCTTGGGTACCGAATACGCTGGTGAAATGAAGAAGGGTATTTTCACTGTGATGTTCTACTTGATGCCTGTAAATCACAATGTCCTCACCTTACATTCTAGTGCCAACCAAGGTATTCAAGATAATGACGTTACTTTGTTCTTCGGTTTGAGTGGTACTGGTAAGACTACCTTGTCCGCTGATCCTCATAGACTGTTGATCGGTGACGATGAACACTGTTGGTCCGATCATGGTGTTTTCAACATTGAAGGTGGCTGTTACGCTAAGTGTTTGGGATTGTCTGCCGAGAAGGAACCAGAAATTTTCAACGCTATCAAGTTCGGTTCtgttttggaaaacatCATTTACGATCCTAACACTAGAGAAGTTGATTACGAAGATTCTACAATCACAGAAAACACTAGATGCGCTTACCCAATCGAATACATCCCAAGTGCTAAAATCCCATGTCTAGCTGATCACCATCCAAAGAACATTGTCCTGTTGACTTGTGACGCTTCAGGTGTTTTGCCTCCAGTATCCAAGTTGACCCCTGACCAAGTTATGTACCACTTCATCTCTGGTTACACTTCCAAGATGGCTGGTACTGAACAAGGTGTCACTGAACCAGAAGCAACTTTCTCCTCTTGTTTCGGTCAACCATTCTTGTCTCTACATCCAATGAAATATGCTACAATGTTGGCTGAAAAGATGGCCGAACATAACGCTAACGCTTGGTTAATCAACACTGGTTGGACTGGTTCCTCTTACGTTGCTGGTGGTAAGCGTTGTCCTTTGAAGTACACCAGAGCTATCCTAGATGCCATCCACGATGGCTCTTTGGCTAAGGAAGAGTATGAAGTTTTGCCAATCTTCAACTTGCAAATTCCAAAGGCTGTGGGTGACAAGGTTCCAGCTTCTCTACTAAATCCAAGTAAGAACTGGGCTGAAGGTGAAGCTAAGTACACTTCAAATGTCAAGTCATTGGCTAATTTGTTTGTAGAAAACTTCAAGACCTACCAAGATAAGGCTACCGAACAAGTCTTAGCTGCTGGTCCGCAATTATAA
- a CDS encoding uncharacterized protein (no similarity) → MTDTKGRTKIGEVSELVDAWFGKKRKLLYAHKKCNASNIGGKGSINKLIQTSKSVVRARASKRQKTYTAPMAASIIPKADFSNDISHSPRTVQAIVFDSSTKIRLMKEHHSDADWLRLVVRQHHKLNDKLTLLKTDHPKFSTVILQGLCSSNVHHVLCHDVSFFSLYRGVFWCLNWKLG, encoded by the coding sequence ATGACAGATACCAAAGGAAGGACGAAAATAGGAGAGGTGTCTGAGTTGGTGGACGCATGGTTTGGcaaaaagagaaaattGCTCTATGCACACAAGAAATGCAACGCATCCAATATCGGCGGTAAAGGATCTATTAACAAATTAATTCAAACTTCAAAATCTGTCGTCCGGGCTAGAGCCTCTAAAAGGCAGAAAACATATACTGCTCCAATGGCTGCTAGCATTATCCCTAAAGCAGATTTCTCGAACGATATCTCACATTCACCTAGAACAGTTCAAGCaattgtttttgattcttccaCAAAGATAAGGCTAATGAAAGAACATCACTCAGATGCCGATTGGCTTAGGTTGGTAGTACGACAGCATCACAAGCTTAATGACAAACTAACCTTGTTAAAGACCGATCATCCAAAATTCAGCACTGTCATATTGCAGGGGCTCTGTTCGTCGAATGTGCATCATGTGCTCTGCCATgatgtttcttttttttcattatatCGAGGCGTGTTTTGGTGTTTAAACTGGAAATTAGGGTAA
- a CDS encoding uncharacterized protein (similar to uniprot|P36168 Saccharomyces cerevisiae YKR096W) — MDPGSASMAGHSGLHQKRHNSNSVDYYDSNIIKRRTGDGVPENVDISVAEIPQEPCQYLDTSLLTSPSKIRHHEKTPSITKPHTLQMEQTPQPRGVDTSGEFPQSPFYLPTTSQTNFEAATTVNENSSIRRSDSVTRLTTVGNNTQLASNGNNYIKPQHYQEDGVERTQKVTYNGQSSLGQPDNRQQMAFGSNQSSNNHSPAKNNSDNEMNLPSGSNAGSGQNHDHNNSNPNDHNNSISDDHNNEDNNHNNNNNNNNNNNNNNNSYSNTNTSNSSSKASSQQQLVEKLQEIYKSIVKQETELQERCSNLTTQQTTDLKNLWLAYKINAELIDNYILFITTALLPSQSESSLAIGQEIVDVYRIERRLWVYGTITFLDVLKNFSNFMDPEVCCQFIAYVFIALSNMLEDLPPKYSIPWLERLGDLSRMAIALYPSGFVDWKLSAEHWYRESLKFTFGHGKLYYHMSTVQQNTLEAFVNLGKSVFCEDIFVPSPQYMQLVIDNIYQRAFAERDSSGNRTNHIVDYLKHTEVMLLPSFLESSELQNVVIHYFQHKFGVSSSGNFFDPNLIFIQDAERLKHFFRHSSLFSQSHILQLCGFGDPKNPFAMLFELSKHLKSRKERKERKKSTKSTSEGSLDPVEFSSQQQASTEDFFSTIDSPKVPYEFPLDLGVWKRSLHYINVTSMKCGMIVLRRFLYGPIVTALPHVLPWLLFIISIQIRLDQVNDLTLKKFWIVFIRRIFPWDSLITFMNTLIHYCMVTGTKNFDIDAHMSTYLPMNREELLTSICENENLPECWSCWGSLWFNTISKKSDLDVTTLESTGLSDTLFLDSPTEGICFDDDDEFGRKYWQRICRTLLLFNIITEWEACDGYGHGCKKLNPEATSWKNLVFRFNDDTNDQLSVELYPEENESFPFEKFEIISNLNCSDNLQDGSKSMIPGVSIENLQGFKLMYPDYFCFNKNGDLITASLYTKGPLETANIQGGDDFNANKILDNGRLVVQDRLEYSSAIDKLEQPWLEAFMNPDFRQRELLNRSFLGNLNCQADTNVTFFVLDATTWLRHFAHIYKLATSSVLKFAICLTTFQELRFLRKSKDESVLEAATRAVIAVRQLYYERKLLALRFTGNVAGHLEEHLEIEEQMTWKSHVDEFVIDAIAKAQDKFNVLNNDAIEKGKDCIPLSEDGQSTQRFNFVSLVTDDFNMRNKAQQLGIRTFSTRFVFAICRELGRETGVCTN; from the coding sequence ATGGATCCTGGATCAGCATCGATGGCAGGCCATTCTGGATTGCACCAGAAAAGACATAATTCGAATTCAGTGGACTATTACGATTCGAATATTATTAAAAGACGTACTGGCGATGGTGTGCCTGAGAATGTAGATATCAGTGTTGCAGAAATACCACAGGAGCCTTGTCAATACTTGGATACTTCATTGTTGActtctccttcaaagatAAGGCATCACGAGAAGACTCCTAGTATAACCAAGCCTCACACATTACAAATGGAACAAACTCCCCAGCCGAGAGGCGTTGATACTTCTGGAGAGTTCCCTCAATCGCCATTTTATTTACCAACTACTTCGCAAACGAATTTTGAAGCCGCTACTACGGTTAATGAGAACAGTAGCATAAGACGTTCAGATTCCGTGACAAGATTAACTACGGTAGGCAATAATACTCAACTGGCGTCCAACGGTAATAATTACATAAAACCGCAGCATTATCAGGAGGATGGGGTAGAACGCACGCAAAAAGTAACCTATAATGGGCAATCTTCCCTGGGACAGCCTGATAATCGTCAACAAATGGCATTCGGATCGAATCAAAGTAGTAACAACCATTCCCCAGCAAAAAATAACTCTGACAATGAAATGAATCTACCGTCAGGCTCAAATGCAGGTTCCGGTCAAAACCACGACCACAACAATAGCAATCCCAATGATCATAACAATAGTATCTCCGACGATCATAACAACGAAGACAACAATcataacaataataataataataataataacaataataataacaataacaGTTACTCGAACACTAACACAAGTAATTCTTCTAGTAAAGCGTCCAGCCAACAGCAATTAGTGGAAAAATTGCAAGAAATCTATAAGAGCATCGTTAAACAAGAAACAGAGTTACAAGAACGATGTTCCAATTTGACCACTCAGCAAACTACTGATCTGAAAAATCTATGGTTAGCCTATAAAATCAACGCAGAGTTAATTGACAACtacattcttttcataaCTACAGCCTTGTTACCGTCTCAATCAGAATCAAGTCTCGCAATCGGGCAAGAGATTGTAGATGTTTATAGAATAGAGAGAAGGCTATGGGTTTATGGTACAATTACATTTTTGgatgttttgaagaatttttcaaatttcatGGATCCCGAGGTTTGCTGTCAATTCATCGCATACGTATTTATTGcattatcaaatatgtTGGAGGATTTACCCCCAAAGTACTCCATCCCCTGGCTAGAAAGGCTTGGTGATTTATCCAGAATGGCAATCGCTCTATATCCTTCCGGATTCGTTGATTGGAAACTTAGTGCTGAGCATTGGTACAGAGAAAGCCTGAAATTCACTTTTGGCCATGGGAAGCTATATTATCATATGTCAACAGTTCAACAAAACACTTTGGAAGCATTTGTCAATTTGGGAAAATCTGTTTTCTGTGAAGACATTTTTGTTCCTTCCCCGCAGTATATGCAATTAGTCATAGATAACATCTACCAAAGAGCTTTTGCTGAACGTGACAGCAGTGGAAACAGGACAAATCACATTGTTGACTACTTAAAGCACACAGAAGTGATGTTACTTCCAAGCTTTCTGGAATCATCAGAATTACAAAATGTCGTCATACATTACTTTCAACACAAATTTGGTGTCTCCTCTTCTGGGAACTTCTTTGAtccaaatttgattttCATTCAGGATGCAGAAAGATTAAAACATTTCTTTAGACATTCCTCACTATTTTCTCAATCGCACATTCTACAACTATGTGGGTTTGGTGACCCGAAGAACCCATTCGCAATGCTATTCGAGCTCTCAAAACACCTAAAATCTCGTAAAGAACGTAAAGAACGAAAAAAATCAACCAAGAGCACTTCGGAAGGTTCTTTAGATCCAGTAGAGTTTTCTTCGCAGCAACAAGCTTCGACAGAAGACTTTTTCAGCACAATTGACTCTCCAAAAGTTCCGTACGAGTTTCCACTAGATTTAGGTGTCTGGAAGCGGTCTCTTCATTACATCAATGTAACCTCAATGAAGTGTGGCATGATTGTTTTGAGACGGTTTTTATATGGTCCCATTGTCACTGCTCTTCCCCATGTTCTACCTTGGTTACTTTTCATAATTTCTATTCAAATAAGACTTGATCAGGTCAATGATTTGacattaaagaaattttgGATTGTGTTCATTAGGAGAATATTTCCTTGGGATTCTCTGATTACATTTATGAATACACTAATTCATTACTGCATGGTTACGGGTACcaaaaattttgatattgatgcACATATGTCGACTTACTTGCCAATGAACAGAGAGGAGTTATTAACAAGCATTTgtgaaaatgaaaatctACCAGAATGCTGGAGCTGTTGGGGTTCTTTATGGTTCAACACCATCAGTAAAAAATCTGACCTCGATGTCACCACCTTAGAAAGTACAGGTCTATCAGATACTCTGTTTTTGGATTCCCCAACTGAAGGTATTTGtttcgatgatgatgacgaattTGGACGTAAATATTGGCAAAGAATATGCCGAACTCTGTTACTATTCAACATCATTACTGAGTGGGAAGCTTGTGATGGATATGGTCATGGTTGTAAAAAGTTGAATCCAGAAGCAACAAGCTGGAAGAATTTAGTGTTTAGATTTAATGATGACACTAACGATCAATTATCAGTAGAACTCTATCCAGAAGAGAATGAGAGTTTcccatttgaaaaatttgaaattatatCCAATTTAAACTGCAGTGACAACTTACAGGACGGCTCCAAATCGATGATTCCTGGTGTATCTATCGAGAATTTGCAAGGATTCAAATTAATGTATCCGGACtacttctgtttcaataaaaaTGGTGATTTGATAACAGCTTCCTTATATACCAAAGGCCCATTAGAAACTGCGAATATTCAAGGTGGTGATGACTTTAATGCAAACAAAATTCTAGATAACGGCAGGCTCGTAGTGCAAGATAGGTTGGAATATTCATCTGCCATCGATAAACTCGAGCAACCATGGTTGGAGGCCTTCATGAACCCGGATTTTAGACAGAGAGAATTACTCAATAGAAGTTTTTTGGGGAATTTGAATTGTCAAGCTGACACCAATGTGACATTCTTTGTGCTAGATGCAACCACTTGGTTGAGGCATTTTGCTCATATTTACAAGCTGGCCACAAGTAGTGTTTTGAAATTTGCCATATGTTTGACTACCTTCCAAGAATTGAGATTTCTCCGtaaatcaaaagatgaaagTGTGCTCGAAGCTGCAACTAGAGCAGTGATTGCTGTTAGGCAGCTATATTACGAGCGTAAACTACTTGCCCTAAGATTTACGGGTAATGTAGCAGGGCATCTTGAAGAGCACTTGGAGATCGAAGAGCAGATGACGTGGAAATCCCATGTTGACGAGTTTGTCATTGATGCCATAGCCAAAGCACAAGATAAGTTTAATGTTTTAAACAATGATGCAATAGAAAAAGGTAAGGACTGCATACCTCTATCTGAAGATGGACAAAGTACTCAGAGATTTAATTTTGTCAGTCTAGTTACCGATGACTTTAATATGAGAAATAAGGCTCAGCAGTTAGGGATACGCACTTTCAGCACAAGATTTGTATTCGCAATATGTAGAGAACTTGGGCGAGAAACTGGTGTATGTACTAATTAA
- the PCC1 gene encoding chromatin DNA-binding EKC/KEOPS complex subunit PCC1 (highly similar to uniprot|Q3E833 Saccharomyces cerevisiae YKR095W-A PCC1 Protein): MNKGDTSFEHSLHLEIPFESIKQADVARKVLLPDPIMKPEDFQVTYSTQDTKLICDFESVDERILRVGVNSVIESIKTIVETIDELC, translated from the exons ATGAATAAAGGAGACACGTCTTTCGAGCACTCTTT ACATTTGGAAATACCATTTGAAAGCATTAAACAAGCTGATGTAGCAAGGAAAGTGCTGCTTCCAGACCCCATCATGAAACCAGAGGATTTCCAAGTTACTTATTCTACGCAAGACACCAAACTTATATGTGATTTTGAAAGCGTTGACGAGCGTATTTTACGTGTAGGTGTGAACAGTGTCATTGAATCAATCAAGACAATCGTAGAAACTATTGATGAGTTGTGCTAA
- a CDS encoding uncharacterized protein (conserved hypothetical protein), which yields MARMPDESNVTKQELGIYNGVSFTIVTKLLAEGAKSYQLGSKLLDDEKLLANKKFEYSGELLIVDSVFSGSGRDKDCDFATNVIAQFFEQVIVPYRLIKTTSKSSVIELASSIDSTRQYTVLFLSGDTSISEFVNNLPLNHDCISVLPFPMGTGNAWASSLKLMDPAVIFSQFVNGKLSCNDFPLYRATFDNGYVLKFFIILSLGFHANLLHLCEEDEYQKMGIERFRVASQRILREYKLESRVSIPDILEGSFSYFALINTTNLEPTYMPSPDSDPLESQLHVLAYQSSLDRVEFQKRVFMGYSNTKHSNILQNGTFYRPLPFCFNVEVLDDPSQKSNFEVCCDGQLLNLLELEGKNTPPSTIRIETCTEPSLKVLHSL from the coding sequence ATGGCCAGAATGCCTGACGAGTCTAACGTAACTAAACAAGAATTAGGGATATATAACGGTGTCTCATTTACAATTGTCACAAAGCTTTTAGCAGAAGGTGCTAAATCGTACCAACTTGGTTCGAAACTCTTAGATGATGAGAAGCTTCTCGCTAATaagaaatttgaatattcGGGGGAACTGCTCATCGTAGATTCGGTGTTTTCAGGATCTGGCCGGGATAAAGACTGCGATTTCGCCACGAACGTCATAGCACAATTCTTTGAGCAGGTTATTGTCCCTTACCGCCTAATAAAAACTACATCCAAGTCATCTGTCATAGAACTGGCCTCGAGCATTGACAGCACTAGACAGTACACtgttctctttctttctgGTGATACATCGATATCAGAATTCGTTAATAACCTGCCCTTGAACCACGACTGTATTTCAGTGCTTCCATTCCCAATGGGTACAGGAAATGCATGGGCAAGctctttgaagttgatggATCCAGCTGTCATATTCTCACAATTTGTCAATGGTAAGTTGTCCTGCAACGATTTCCCGTTGTATAGGGCAACTTTTGACAACGGTTATGTCCTTAAATTCTTCATAATTTTGTCACTGGGATTTCATGCAAATTTACTTCATCTCTGCGAAGAAGATGAGTACCAGAAAATGGGCATTGAAAGGTTTAGAGTTGCTAGCCAGCGAATTTTAAGAGAATACAAGCTCGAATCTCGCGTCTCTATTCCCGATATTCTGGAAGGATCTTTTAGTTATTTTGCGTTAATAAATACCACAAATCTGGAGCCAACTTATATGCCATCTCCCGATTCTGATCCATTGGAATCACAACTACATGTATTGGCATACCAGTCTTCTCTGGATAGAGTAGAATTCCAGAAAAGGGTATTTATGGGTTATTCAAATACGAAGCATTCAAACATCTTACAGAATGGAACGTTTTACAGACCACTGCCATTTTGTTTTAACGTCGAAGTACTAGACGATCCGTCACAAAAGAGCAACTTTGAAGTTTGCTGTGATGGGCAACTTCTTAACTTACTAGAGTTAGAGGGAAAGAATACTCCACCATCCACGATAAGAATTGAGACTTGTACGGAGCCATCATTAAAAGTACTACATTCTTTATAA
- the MCM10 gene encoding Mcm10p (similar to uniprot|P32354 Saccharomyces cerevisiae YIL150C MCM10 Essential chromatin-associated protein involved in the initiation of DNA replication) produces MSYDLTDPREITAFDPYEELSDDESEIERVKRRIVEIDTEKRDLTNRLLELEKKRNLKDPNFDSIDVPESPKKSDNATKGIEDIKHIAPVADIEEATFNVNEDYVREKVKKLGTTSYFTEKLRSINTNEHEAIKRKKELLAHRVYTFNGDMFDEYEPITVDEKDDLSGLVIDRRYVPLAVLRKHTKNIKVLRLPKLFSKVRAPKFSEPDYPNWLVLGIISKKTEPRMTNSVKPVKFFSLTISDFQFELNVIFFGKSIVEKYYKLRLGDLIAILNPEIMPSKKLEAGASPSYATFSLKVSKDTNNILELGHSKEFGLCQFYMKNKGKLCGAPINKLHDNYCAYHKEAKMRQNSSRRVEISSSVAMRAPVVKGYQQTIVKSQHNNGKTSIRYQQNPDKPFVREPAAAETNRFLFSSANASTAFFDDDYENPDILANLDNKRRKIQELRNNRNLEKKLKGLSDKLLSKKEDRVNQEAKKTATLSMFQHGLANQIGYDPTKGKASLEMLEYSTENKAPKNDKQLAITDICNIKKDNVSLKPSKKQLKEKIEKRNAIFNEIMKGSQERLDKDEGSSDDLEII; encoded by the exons ATGTCATATGATCTAACTGACCCGAGAGAAATTACGGCGTTCGACCCGTACGAGGAATtatctgatgatgaatctgaaaTCGAAAGAG TGAAACgaagaattgttgaaattgacaCTGAGAAACGAGATTTAACTAACCGGCTGTTGGAACtagagaagaagagaaaccTCAAAGACCCTAATTTCGATTCTATCGACGTTCCAGAGTCTCCTAAGAAATCAGATAATGCTACAAAAGGAATAGAGGATATCAAACATATTGCGCCAGTAGCAGATATAGAGGAAGCTACATTTAATGTTAATGAGGATTATGTAAGGGAAAAGGTCAAAAAGTTGGGTACCACTTCTTACTTTACTGAAAAACTTCGCTCCATCAATACAAATGAACATGAAGCGATTaaaaggaagaaagaattattgGCACATCGAGTTTACACATTCAATGGCGACATGTTCGATGAATATGAACCAATTactgttgatgaaaaagatgatttGAGTGGTCTGGTTATAGACAGAAGGTATGTACCGTTGGCCGTACTTAGGAAACATACTAAAAACATAAAAGTGCTTCGACTTCCAAAGCTCTTCAGTAAGGTGAGAGCCCCTAAGTTCTCTGAACCTGATTATCCCAATTGGTTGGTATTGGGTATCATCTCAAAGAAAACTGAACCAAGAATGACAAATTCTGTGAAACCGGTGAAATTCTTCAGCCTAACCATAAGTGATTTCCAATTTGAACTGAATGTTATTTTCTTTGGGAAAAGTATAGTTGAAAAGTATTACAAACTAAGATTAGGTGATTTGATTGCTATACTTAACCCTGAAATAATGCCTTCCAAGAAACTGGAAGCGGGAGCAAGCCCTAGTTACGCTACATTTTCGTTAAAAGTTAGTAAAGACACCAATAATATACTGGAACTAGGTCACAGTAAGGAATTCGGATTGTGCCAATTTTACATGAAGAACAAAGGCAAGCTATGTGGTGCGCCAATAAACAAATTGCATGATAACTACTGTGCATATCATAAAGAGGCAAAAATGAGGCAAAACAGTTCTAGAAGAGTTGAAATTAGTAGCTCTGTGGCAATGAGAGCGCCAGTTGTCAAAGGATATCAACAGACTATTGTAAAATCACAACACAATAATGGTAAAACATCCATAagatatcaacaaaatcCTGATAAACCGTTTGTACGAGAACCGGCAGCTGCAGAGACCAACAGATTCCTCTTCAGTTCTGCAAATGCCTCTACCGCGTTTTTCGATGACGACTACGAAAATCCTGACATACTGGCCAACCTTGATAACAAAAGACGCAAAATTCAAGAACTCAGAAACAATCGAAACTTGGAGAAAAAGTTAAAGGGTCTATCCGACAAATTGTTGtcaaagaaggaagacCGAGTCAATCAAGAAGCAAAAAAGACTGCGACGTTGAGCATGTTCCAACATGGTTTAGCGAACCAAATTGGTTATGACCCAACAAAAGGGAAAGCGTCTTTAGAGATGCTTGAATATTCTACAGAGAATAAGGCGCCAAAGAATGATAAACAGCTGGCGATAACGGATATTTGCAatataaagaaagataatGTTAGCCTGAAACCTTCgaagaaacaattgaaagagaaaattgaaaagagaaacgctatcttcaatgaaataatgaaagGCAGCCAAGAGCGGCTCGATAAAGATGAAGGCTCAAgtgatgatttggaaattaTATAG